The genomic segment CGGGCCCTGAAGGAGCTGGCCCGCTACACCCTGGCCGAGGTGCGCCGCCTGGCCCTGGACCTGAGGCCCTCCGTCCTGGACCACCTGGGCCTCGAGGCGGCCTTGGAGCGGTACGTGCGCGAGTTCTCCGCCCGCACCGGGATAGCGGTGGACCTCTCCTACCACCTGACCCGCCCCCTTTCCCGGGAGCTGGAAACGGTGGTCTACCGGGTGGTGCAGGAGGCCCTCACCAACGTGGCCCGCCACTCGGGAAGCCCCCGGGCGGCGGTGGGGGTGCTGGAGGCGGAGGGGGAGGTGCGGGTCTTCGTGGAGGACGAGGGACGGGGCTTTGACCCCCAGGGGGTGGGGCCGGGCCACCAGGGCCTCTGGGGGATGCGGGAGCGGGTGGAGCTTTCGGGGGGCAGGCTGGTGGTGGAGAGCGCCCCGGGCGAGGGGACCCGGGTCCAGGCCCGGCTCCCCCTGGAGGTGGCCGCGTGATCCGGGTGGTGCTGGTGGAGGACCACGTGCTGGTGCGCTCCGGCATCCGCCACCTCCTGGAGGCGCGGGGGCCGGTGCGGGTGGTGGGGGAGGCCGGGAGCGGCCGCGAGGCCCTGGCCCTCCTGGAGGGCCTGGGGCCCGACCTGCCCGACCTGGCCATTCTGGACGTCTCCCTGCCCGACTGCACCGGCCTGGAGCTTTGCCGCCTCCTGCGGGAGCGGTTCCCCGGGCTCAAGGTCCTGGCCCTGTCCATGCACGAGGACCCCGAGTACGTGCGCGGCTTCCTCCAGGCGGGAGGCCACGGGTACGTGAGCAAGGCCGCGGTGGACCACGAGCTCCTGGACGCGGTCCTGGCCGTGGTCCGGGGCGAGCGGTACCTCAACCCCGGCCTGGCCATGCGCCTGGCCCTGGACATGGTCCGCAAGGAAGCGGAGGAGGAGCCCCTCTCCCCCCGGGAGGAGGAGGTCCTCCGCCTCCTGGCCCAGGGCCTCTCCCACAAGGAGGTGGCCGAGCGCCTGGGCATCTCTGAGAAGACCGTGGCCACCTACCGGGAGCGGGGGATGGAGAAGCTGGGCCTCCAAAGCCGGAGCGAGCT from the Thermus filiformis genome contains:
- a CDS encoding response regulator transcription factor, coding for MIRVVLVEDHVLVRSGIRHLLEARGPVRVVGEAGSGREALALLEGLGPDLPDLAILDVSLPDCTGLELCRLLRERFPGLKVLALSMHEDPEYVRGFLQAGGHGYVSKAAVDHELLDAVLAVVRGERYLNPGLAMRLALDMVRKEAEEEPLSPREEEVLRLLAQGLSHKEVAERLGISEKTVATYRERGMEKLGLQSRSELLRYAVRKGWLKG